The Yersinia intermedia genome window below encodes:
- the ettA gene encoding energy-dependent translational throttle protein EttA yields MAQYVYSMHRVGKVVPPKRHILKNISLSFFPGAKIGVLGLNGSGKSTLLRIMAGIDTDIEGEARPQPGIKIGYLPQEPKLNLEQTVRESVEEAVGEVKRALTRLDEVYALYADPDADFDKLAKEQGELEAIIQSHDGHNLDNQLERAADALRLPPWDAKIANLSGGERRRVAICRLLLEKPDMLLLDEPTNHLDAESVAWLERFLHDYEGTVVAITHDRYFLDNVAGWILELDRGEGIPWEGNYSSWLEQKDARLALEASSEAARRKSIEKELEWVRQNPKGRQAKGKARLARFEELNSVEYQKRNETSELFIPPGPRLGDKVLEVEHLSKSYGDRLLIDDLTFALPKGAIVGIIGPNGAGKSTLFRMLSGQEQPDSGTISLGDTVQLASVDQFRDNMDNSKTVWEEVSGGQDIMKIGNFEIPSRAYVGRFNFKGIDQGKRVGELSGGERGRIHLAKLLQVGGNMLLLDEPTNDLDIETLRALENALLEFPGCAMVISHDRWFLDRIATHIIDYQDEGKVAFFEGNFTEYEEWKKRTLGAEALEPHRIKYKKMTK; encoded by the coding sequence GTGGCTCAATACGTCTATTCTATGCATCGTGTCGGCAAAGTCGTTCCGCCGAAACGTCATATTCTGAAAAACATCTCCCTGAGTTTCTTCCCTGGGGCCAAAATTGGTGTGCTGGGCCTTAACGGTTCGGGTAAATCTACCTTACTGCGTATCATGGCGGGTATTGATACTGATATTGAAGGCGAAGCCCGCCCGCAGCCTGGTATCAAAATTGGTTACCTGCCGCAGGAGCCTAAGCTAAATCTTGAGCAAACCGTGCGTGAATCGGTTGAAGAGGCTGTGGGTGAAGTTAAACGCGCGCTGACCCGTCTGGATGAGGTTTATGCGCTGTATGCCGATCCTGATGCTGACTTTGATAAGCTGGCGAAGGAACAAGGCGAGCTGGAAGCGATTATCCAGTCCCATGATGGACATAACCTGGATAACCAGTTAGAACGTGCTGCCGATGCTCTGCGCCTGCCGCCGTGGGATGCCAAAATTGCCAATCTATCCGGTGGTGAACGCCGCCGTGTGGCAATTTGCCGCCTGTTGCTGGAAAAACCCGACATGTTGTTGCTGGATGAACCCACTAACCACTTGGATGCCGAATCCGTGGCTTGGCTGGAGCGCTTCTTGCACGACTACGAGGGCACTGTTGTCGCCATTACCCATGACCGTTACTTCCTTGATAATGTGGCGGGTTGGATTCTGGAACTGGACCGTGGCGAAGGCATTCCGTGGGAAGGCAATTACTCCTCATGGCTGGAGCAGAAAGATGCTCGTCTGGCACTGGAAGCCTCTTCCGAAGCCGCACGCCGTAAGTCTATTGAGAAAGAGCTGGAGTGGGTTCGTCAGAATCCCAAAGGCCGTCAGGCGAAAGGTAAAGCACGTCTGGCCCGCTTTGAAGAGCTTAACAGCGTTGAGTATCAAAAACGTAACGAAACCAGTGAGTTGTTCATTCCACCGGGTCCACGGTTGGGCGACAAAGTGCTGGAAGTTGAGCACCTGAGCAAGTCTTACGGTGACCGCTTGCTGATTGATGATCTGACCTTTGCGCTGCCGAAAGGGGCGATAGTGGGGATCATCGGGCCGAACGGTGCCGGTAAATCAACACTGTTCCGCATGTTATCTGGGCAGGAACAACCTGATTCCGGCACGATTTCACTGGGTGATACCGTGCAATTGGCATCGGTTGATCAGTTCCGTGACAACATGGACAACAGCAAAACCGTATGGGAAGAAGTTTCCGGCGGTCAGGACATCATGAAGATCGGTAACTTTGAAATTCCAAGCCGTGCTTACGTAGGCCGCTTTAACTTTAAAGGGATTGATCAGGGCAAGCGTGTGGGTGAGCTGTCTGGTGGTGAGCGTGGCCGTATCCATTTGGCCAAACTGCTACAGGTTGGCGGTAACATGTTGCTGCTCGATGAACCAACTAACGACCTGGATATCGAAACGCTGCGCGCGCTGGAAAACGCCTTACTGGAATTCCCAGGTTGCGCGATGGTTATTTCCCATGACCGTTGGTTCCTTGACCGAATTGCTACCCATATCATCGACTATCAGGATGAGGGTAAAGTGGCATTCTTCGAAGGTAACTTTACTGAATACGAAGAGTGGAAGAAACGCACCCTGGGTGCCGAAGCACTGGAACCACACCGTATCAAGTATAAGAAGATGACCAAGTAA
- the rhaT gene encoding L-rhamnose/proton symporter RhaT — protein MNNAIILGIIWHLVGAASAACFYAPFKQVKKWSWETMWSIGGLVSWLILPWTVSYLLLPDFWQYYGSFSIATLLPVFLFGAMWGIGNINYGLTMRYLGMSMGIGIAIGITLIIGTLMTPILQGRFDVLLGTAGGRMTLLGVAVALIGVAIVSYAGLLKERAMGIQAEEFNLKKGLILAVMCGIFSAGMSFAMDAAKPMHEAASALGINPLYVALPSYVIIMGGGAIINLSYCFIRLASLKNLSVKADFSIAKPLLITNILFSALGGLMWYLQFFFYAWGHAKIPPQYDYMSWMLHMSFYVLCGGIVGLLLKEWKCSSRKPVTVLCIGCLVIILAANIVGLGMAA, from the coding sequence ATGAACAATGCGATTATATTGGGGATAATTTGGCATCTGGTGGGCGCTGCCAGTGCGGCGTGTTTCTATGCGCCGTTTAAGCAAGTTAAAAAGTGGTCATGGGAGACCATGTGGTCGATTGGTGGCCTAGTGTCATGGCTTATCCTGCCGTGGACGGTCAGCTACTTGTTATTGCCTGACTTTTGGCAATATTACGGCTCCTTCAGTATAGCAACCCTGCTGCCAGTATTTCTGTTCGGTGCCATGTGGGGGATTGGTAATATCAACTACGGCCTGACCATGCGTTACCTCGGCATGTCGATGGGAATTGGGATTGCCATCGGTATCACTCTAATTATCGGCACATTAATGACCCCCATACTGCAAGGGCGCTTTGATGTGTTACTCGGCACTGCTGGCGGCCGGATGACCCTGCTGGGCGTCGCCGTGGCACTGATCGGGGTAGCTATTGTCAGTTATGCCGGATTACTGAAAGAACGCGCCATGGGCATTCAGGCGGAAGAGTTCAACCTGAAGAAAGGGCTTATTCTGGCCGTAATGTGCGGTATTTTCTCAGCCGGTATGTCATTTGCCATGGATGCCGCGAAACCGATGCATGAAGCCGCCAGCGCATTAGGAATTAACCCTCTGTATGTGGCGTTGCCAAGTTACGTCATCATCATGGGCGGTGGGGCCATCATCAACCTGAGTTACTGTTTTATTCGTTTAGCCAGCCTCAAGAATTTGTCGGTCAAAGCCGATTTCTCTATCGCCAAGCCGCTGTTGATCACTAATATCCTGTTCTCAGCCTTGGGGGGATTGATGTGGTATCTGCAATTCTTCTTCTATGCCTGGGGTCACGCCAAAATCCCACCACAGTATGACTATATGAGCTGGATGTTACACATGAGTTTCTATGTGTTGTGTGGCGGTATTGTGGGTCTGTTACTCAAAGAGTGGAAATGCTCAAGCAGGAAACCCGTGACGGTACTGTGTATTGGTTGTCTGGTGATCATTCTGGCAGCAAATATAGTCGGTTTGGGTATGGCGGCATAA
- the rhaR gene encoding HTH-type transcriptional activator RhaR, which yields MRIPLRLESRDYLPSEQMPVAVTNRYPQEVFAEHTHQFCEIVIVWRGNGLHVLNDHPYRITCGDVFYIQATDHHSYESVHDLVLDNIIYCPERLHLNAQWHKLLPLFGHEQNQGYWRLTTQGMAQARPIIHQLAQESRKTDSWSIQLTEVLLLQLAIVLKRHRYRAEQAHLLPDGEQLDLVMSAVQQSLATHFDMAEFCHKNQLVERSLKQLFRQQTGMSISHYLRQIRLCHAKCLLRGSEHRISDIAARCGFEDSNYFSAVFTREAGMTPRDYRQRFVRTPLLSAKNGSEKEQQHQGSTTL from the coding sequence ATGCGAATACCACTGCGGTTAGAAAGCCGGGATTATTTGCCATCGGAGCAGATGCCGGTGGCGGTAACCAACCGATACCCGCAGGAAGTTTTCGCAGAGCATACCCATCAATTCTGCGAAATTGTGATTGTCTGGCGGGGTAACGGGCTACATGTCCTAAATGACCATCCTTACCGCATTACTTGTGGCGACGTTTTTTATATTCAAGCCACAGATCATCATAGCTACGAATCCGTGCATGACTTGGTATTAGATAACATTATTTATTGCCCCGAACGATTACACCTAAATGCACAGTGGCATAAGTTATTACCTCTATTTGGGCATGAGCAGAATCAAGGATACTGGCGGTTAACCACGCAGGGCATGGCACAGGCTCGGCCGATTATTCATCAGTTGGCACAGGAGTCACGTAAGACAGATTCCTGGTCAATACAACTGACGGAGGTGCTATTATTGCAACTCGCCATCGTACTAAAACGCCATCGCTACCGAGCTGAACAGGCACATTTATTGCCTGATGGTGAACAGTTAGATCTCGTGATGTCTGCCGTACAGCAAAGCCTGGCAACGCATTTTGATATGGCAGAGTTCTGCCATAAGAATCAGTTAGTTGAACGTTCTCTTAAACAACTGTTTCGCCAACAGACGGGCATGAGTATCAGCCATTATTTACGCCAAATTCGCCTTTGTCATGCCAAATGTTTGCTGCGGGGAAGTGAGCATCGCATCAGTGATATCGCTGCGCGTTGCGGGTTTGAGGACAGTAATTATTTCTCTGCCGTTTTTACGCGTGAAGCTGGGATGACACCCCGTGACTATCGCCAGCGCTTTGTTCGTACTCCATTATTATCGGCTAAAAACGGCAGCGAAAAAGAACAACAACATCAGGGTAGTACCACGCTTTAA
- the rhaS gene encoding HTH-type transcriptional activator RhaS, with amino-acid sequence MTVLHSIDFFSSSSASVAIESRSPQPVFPEHHHDFYEIIIVEQGAGVHVFNGNPYTLSGGCVCFVRDHDRHLFESTDGLFLTNVLFRAPDAFRFLSGVEHFLPRESEGGYPSHWRINGQVLQQVKHLISCLEHSPHSEKAEDIALHESVFMQLLVQLWQGCRAQVGEDQEGRLCQLLDWLQNHYSEAIEWPELADRFALPLRTLHRQLKNQTGMTPQRYLTRLRLLQARHQLCYSDSSVTEIAYQCGFGDSNHFSTLFKREFAQSPRDLRSQL; translated from the coding sequence ATGACTGTCTTGCACAGTATTGATTTTTTCTCTTCAAGTTCCGCGTCGGTTGCAATTGAATCCCGGTCGCCACAACCTGTATTCCCTGAGCATCATCATGATTTTTATGAAATTATCATTGTTGAACAGGGGGCGGGGGTCCATGTGTTTAATGGCAACCCCTACACCTTAAGCGGAGGATGCGTTTGTTTTGTCCGTGACCATGACCGTCACCTGTTTGAGTCAACCGACGGTTTGTTCCTCACCAACGTCTTATTCCGCGCGCCTGATGCTTTTCGTTTCTTGTCTGGCGTAGAACATTTTCTACCACGTGAAAGTGAAGGGGGTTACCCCTCACATTGGCGGATTAATGGGCAGGTTTTACAGCAAGTTAAACACTTGATTAGCTGCCTTGAACACTCGCCTCACAGCGAGAAAGCTGAAGATATCGCGCTACATGAAAGTGTGTTTATGCAGTTGTTGGTTCAACTGTGGCAAGGGTGTCGGGCGCAGGTGGGGGAGGATCAGGAAGGGCGCTTATGCCAATTATTAGACTGGCTACAGAACCACTACAGTGAAGCAATTGAGTGGCCGGAACTGGCTGATCGCTTTGCTTTACCGTTACGTACGCTACATCGGCAGTTAAAAAATCAGACCGGCATGACCCCACAACGTTATCTGACGCGTTTGCGCTTGCTACAGGCGCGTCATCAATTGTGTTACAGCGACAGTAGCGTTACTGAGATTGCCTACCAATGTGGTTTCGGTGACAGCAATCATTTTTCAACGTTGTTTAAGCGGGAGTTTGCTCAGTCTCCCCGTGATTTGCGCAGTCAACTCTAG
- the rhaB gene encoding rhamnulokinase produces the protein MVAIDLGASSGRVMLASYHPSQQQLALREVCRFANQIKSIDGTDVWDIDAIEQSIRQGLNQLDSEGILLDSIGIDSWGVDFVLLDKQGERVGQPVAYRDSRTQGVMEQAQQTLGNSAIYRRTGIQFLPFNTLYQLRALSEQQPHLLADVAHLLLIPDYLHYRLTGQLNWEYTNATTTQLLNIETNDWDSDLLAYAGVPAHWFAKPTNPGNTIGYWSGASGQQVPVIAVASHDTASAVLAAPLIDADAAYLSSGTWSLMGFESPTPITHGQALASNITNEGGTEGRYRVLKNIMGLWLLQRATDELQIKDLPQLIEQAARQPACRSLINPNDSRFINPANMCGEIQNACREYGMPIPTTAAQLARCIFDSLAMLYRQVAQELAELRGRPISHLHIVGGGCQNQFLNQLCADACGLNVTMGPVEASTLGNIGSQLIALGEVSDVAHYRRIVANNFPLHPLSPHDNTDFAAHWPQFQSLSQLPKELCI, from the coding sequence ATGGTCGCCATTGACCTTGGCGCATCCAGCGGACGCGTGATGCTGGCAAGCTATCATCCCAGCCAACAACAACTTGCGCTACGGGAAGTTTGCCGCTTTGCTAATCAGATTAAATCCATTGATGGTACAGATGTCTGGGATATCGATGCTATTGAACAATCAATCCGTCAGGGTTTGAATCAGCTCGATAGCGAAGGGATTCTGCTCGACAGCATTGGAATTGATAGCTGGGGTGTTGATTTTGTTTTGCTTGATAAGCAAGGGGAACGGGTCGGGCAGCCAGTCGCTTACCGCGACAGTCGTACACAGGGTGTGATGGAGCAGGCGCAACAAACGCTGGGAAACAGTGCCATTTATCGCCGTACCGGTATTCAATTTTTACCGTTCAATACCTTGTATCAATTACGGGCATTAAGTGAACAGCAACCGCATTTGTTGGCTGATGTCGCCCATCTGTTGCTGATCCCGGACTATTTGCACTATCGCCTTACTGGCCAGCTTAACTGGGAATACACCAATGCCACTACCACCCAGTTACTTAATATTGAAACCAATGATTGGGATAGCGATCTATTAGCCTATGCCGGCGTACCGGCCCATTGGTTTGCCAAACCCACTAACCCTGGCAATACCATCGGCTATTGGTCAGGCGCCAGCGGCCAGCAGGTGCCGGTCATTGCCGTTGCCAGCCACGATACTGCCAGCGCGGTACTTGCCGCACCATTGATTGATGCGGATGCAGCCTATCTTAGCTCCGGGACCTGGTCATTGATGGGATTTGAAAGCCCCACCCCCATAACCCATGGGCAGGCGCTGGCCAGCAATATCACCAATGAAGGTGGCACAGAAGGCCGCTATCGGGTACTGAAAAATATTATGGGATTGTGGCTACTGCAACGGGCCACTGATGAGTTGCAGATTAAAGACCTGCCGCAGCTGATCGAACAAGCAGCACGCCAACCGGCTTGCCGCTCGCTGATTAACCCCAATGACAGCCGCTTTATCAATCCAGCCAATATGTGCGGCGAGATTCAGAACGCCTGCCGCGAATATGGCATGCCAATCCCCACCACCGCAGCCCAACTGGCGCGTTGCATCTTTGATAGCCTCGCCATGTTGTACCGGCAAGTTGCCCAAGAACTGGCAGAGTTACGCGGGCGTCCAATCAGCCATTTGCATATCGTCGGGGGAGGCTGCCAAAACCAATTCCTTAATCAGCTCTGTGCTGATGCCTGTGGCCTGAATGTCACCATGGGGCCGGTTGAAGCCTCGACACTGGGCAATATTGGCAGCCAATTAATTGCACTGGGAGAGGTGAGCGATGTTGCTCACTACCGCCGCATCGTGGCGAATAACTTCCCACTCCACCCTTTATCCCCTCACGACAACACTGACTTTGCAGCCCATTGGCCGCAATTCCAGTCACTGAGTCAATTACCTAAGGAACTTTGCATATGA
- a CDS encoding L-rhamnose isomerase has protein sequence MTNSIEQAWDLAKQRFAAVGVDVDAALARLDTLPVSMHCWQGDDVTGFENPDGVLTGGIQATGNYPGKARNATELRSDIELALTLIPGPKRLNLHAIYLESDTPVARNKIEPRHFSRWVEWAKKHHLGLDFNPSCFSHPLSADGFTLSHANPEIRQFWIEHCQASRRVSAYFGEQLGTPSVMNIWIPDGMKDTPIDRLAPRQRLLSALDEVISEKLNPEHHIDAVESKLFGIGAESYTVGSNEFYMGYAASRQTALCLDAGHFHPTEVISDKISSAMLYVPRLLLHVSRPVRWDSDHVVLLDDETQAIASEIIRHDLFDRVHIGLDFFDASINRIAAWVIGTRNMKKALLRALLEPTEMLRQLELRGDYTARLALLEEQKSLPWQAIWEGYCQRNDVPVDARWLNAVRDYEQQTLSQR, from the coding sequence ATGACGAACTCTATTGAACAGGCCTGGGATCTGGCTAAACAGCGCTTTGCCGCCGTCGGCGTGGATGTTGATGCCGCACTTGCCCGCCTTGATACCCTGCCGGTCTCCATGCACTGCTGGCAAGGTGATGACGTCACCGGTTTTGAAAACCCGGATGGCGTACTGACTGGCGGGATTCAGGCCACCGGCAACTACCCCGGTAAAGCGCGTAATGCTACTGAGTTACGTTCTGACATCGAGCTAGCCCTAACATTGATCCCCGGCCCTAAGCGACTCAATTTACATGCTATTTATCTCGAATCGGATACCCCCGTGGCCCGTAATAAAATTGAGCCACGCCACTTTAGCCGCTGGGTTGAGTGGGCTAAAAAACATCATCTGGGATTGGACTTCAACCCATCCTGCTTCTCTCACCCACTGAGTGCCGATGGCTTTACCCTGTCTCATGCCAACCCTGAAATTCGCCAATTCTGGATTGAACATTGTCAGGCCAGCCGCCGGGTCTCGGCCTATTTTGGTGAGCAACTAGGGACACCATCGGTGATGAATATCTGGATCCCCGATGGCATGAAGGATACCCCTATCGACCGTTTGGCACCCCGCCAACGGCTGCTATCAGCACTGGATGAGGTTATCAGTGAAAAGTTAAACCCGGAACATCACATTGATGCCGTCGAGAGCAAATTGTTTGGTATTGGGGCTGAAAGCTACACCGTCGGTTCTAACGAGTTTTACATGGGATATGCCGCCAGCCGCCAGACCGCACTGTGTCTGGACGCCGGTCACTTCCATCCGACTGAAGTGATTTCCGACAAGATCTCTAGTGCCATGTTGTATGTTCCGCGCCTGCTACTGCATGTCAGCCGTCCGGTGCGTTGGGACAGCGATCATGTGGTCTTGCTCGATGATGAAACACAAGCTATCGCCAGCGAAATTATCCGCCACGACCTGTTCGACAGGGTGCATATCGGTCTCGACTTCTTTGACGCCTCCATCAACCGTATCGCCGCCTGGGTCATTGGCACTCGCAACATGAAGAAAGCCTTGCTGCGCGCCTTATTGGAGCCGACTGAGATGCTACGCCAATTGGAACTGCGCGGTGACTACACCGCACGCCTGGCACTGCTGGAAGAACAGAAATCCCTGCCATGGCAAGCCATCTGGGAAGGGTATTGTCAGCGCAACGATGTGCCGGTCGATGCTCGCTGGCTCAATGCCGTACGTGATTATGAACAACAGACACTCAGCCAACGTTAA
- the rhaD gene encoding rhamnulose-1-phosphate aldolase, whose amino-acid sequence MQSIQSSWFIQGMIKATSDMWRKGWDERNGGNISLRLLAEEVEPYRGDFAAQPRNVELTQPAPELANSWFLVTGSGKFFRNVELNPEDNLVLLQISNDGMAYHIHWGLPQGGLPTSELAAHFQSHIVRMQVSGGSNRVIMHCHATNLIALSYVQKLDNASFTRLLWEGSTECLVVFPDGIGIVPWMVPGTDGIGSQTAEQMREHSLVLWPFHGIFGSGPTLDDAFGLIDTAEKSAEIMVKVLSMGGKQQTISREQLIALAARFGVTPLAAALDV is encoded by the coding sequence ATGCAATCTATTCAATCTTCCTGGTTTATTCAGGGAATGATTAAAGCCACCAGCGATATGTGGCGCAAAGGGTGGGATGAACGTAACGGTGGCAATATCAGCCTGCGCTTACTGGCTGAGGAGGTTGAACCGTATCGTGGTGATTTCGCTGCGCAACCACGTAACGTGGAACTCACTCAACCCGCCCCTGAACTGGCGAACAGTTGGTTCTTAGTCACCGGCTCTGGCAAATTTTTCCGCAATGTTGAATTAAACCCAGAAGACAATCTGGTACTACTGCAAATCAGCAATGATGGCATGGCTTATCACATTCACTGGGGCCTGCCGCAAGGGGGGCTGCCAACCTCGGAGCTTGCCGCGCACTTCCAATCTCATATTGTTCGCATGCAAGTCAGTGGTGGCAGCAACCGAGTGATCATGCATTGCCATGCCACCAATCTGATTGCTCTGAGTTATGTACAGAAACTGGATAATGCCAGCTTCACTCGGTTGTTATGGGAGGGCAGCACCGAGTGTCTGGTGGTGTTCCCCGACGGTATCGGCATCGTGCCGTGGATGGTGCCGGGAACCGACGGTATCGGTAGCCAAACAGCCGAACAGATGCGTGAACACAGTCTGGTGCTATGGCCATTCCACGGTATTTTCGGCAGTGGCCCAACGCTGGATGATGCCTTTGGCCTGATTGATACCGCCGAGAAATCTGCCGAAATCATGGTGAAAGTCCTGTCGATGGGCGGCAAGCAGCAAACCATTTCTCGTGAACAACTGATAGCACTTGCGGCTCGTTTTGGCGTCACGCCACTGGCTGCTGCGCTGGACGTTTAA
- the fucO gene encoding lactaldehyde reductase — translation MSFMLALPKISLHGTGAIEDMVKLLGDKQWGKALIVTDGQLVELGLLDSLFAAMQQHQLPYALFGEVFPNPTEALVQAGLTAFRQHQCDYLIAFGGGSPIDTAKAVKILTANPGPSTAYSGVGKVKQSGVPLVAINTTAGTAAELTSNAVIIDSQRQVKEVIIDTNIISDIAVDDPSVMLNIPASVTAATGMDALTHAIEAYVSLGAHTLTDHSALESIRLISQWLPLAVDDGKNLHAREMMACGQYLAGMAFNSAGLGLVHALAHQPGATHNLPHGVCNAILLPIIEEYNRPQAVSRFARIAQAMGVNTQQLTDEQASHQAISAIRQLSQRVGIPVGFSALGIQESDIEGWLDKALADPCAPCNPRTADRDQVRALYLQAL, via the coding sequence ATGAGTTTTATGTTGGCACTACCAAAAATCAGCTTGCACGGCACAGGTGCAATCGAGGATATGGTTAAATTACTCGGCGACAAACAGTGGGGCAAAGCCCTGATTGTCACTGATGGGCAATTAGTCGAACTCGGCTTACTCGACAGCCTGTTCGCTGCGATGCAACAGCATCAGTTACCTTATGCCTTGTTTGGCGAGGTATTTCCTAACCCTACCGAAGCGTTAGTACAGGCAGGATTAACCGCGTTCAGGCAGCATCAGTGTGACTATCTGATCGCTTTTGGGGGGGGTAGCCCAATCGATACAGCCAAAGCCGTTAAGATTTTGACCGCCAATCCGGGGCCATCCACGGCATATTCCGGTGTCGGCAAAGTAAAACAGAGTGGTGTCCCGCTGGTCGCCATCAATACCACCGCCGGAACAGCCGCAGAACTGACCAGTAATGCAGTGATTATTGATAGCCAGCGGCAAGTAAAAGAAGTCATTATCGATACCAATATCATTTCTGATATCGCCGTCGATGACCCCTCTGTCATGTTGAATATTCCTGCCAGTGTGACTGCTGCGACCGGAATGGATGCCCTCACCCACGCTATCGAAGCGTATGTATCGCTGGGCGCACACACCCTAACCGACCATTCAGCGCTTGAATCTATCCGCCTGATCAGCCAATGGTTACCTCTGGCAGTCGATGACGGTAAGAATCTGCACGCGCGTGAAATGATGGCGTGCGGCCAGTATCTGGCGGGGATGGCATTTAACAGCGCCGGGCTAGGTTTAGTGCATGCATTGGCCCATCAACCGGGTGCCACCCATAACCTTCCACACGGGGTATGCAATGCTATTTTACTGCCCATTATTGAAGAGTATAACCGCCCACAGGCGGTCAGCCGTTTTGCCCGTATAGCACAAGCCATGGGGGTAAATACTCAGCAGTTGACGGATGAGCAAGCCAGCCATCAAGCGATAAGCGCCATTCGGCAGTTGTCGCAACGTGTTGGCATTCCTGTTGGCTTCTCAGCATTAGGTATTCAGGAAAGTGATATCGAAGGCTGGTTAGATAAAGCGCTGGCGGATCCTTGTGCACCTTGTAACCCACGTACTGCGGACAGAGATCAAGTCCGCGCACTGTACTTACAGGCACTTTGA
- the rhaM gene encoding L-rhamnose mutarotase, with product MIRKAFVMQVNPDAHAEYQRRHSSIWPELEAVLKAHGAHHYSIFLDETRNLLFGFVEIESEERWNAVAQTAICQRWWQHMADVMPANPDNSPVSQALREVFYLA from the coding sequence ATGATACGCAAAGCCTTTGTAATGCAGGTTAACCCTGATGCCCATGCAGAATATCAGCGGCGGCATTCATCCATCTGGCCAGAACTGGAAGCGGTACTGAAGGCCCATGGCGCTCACCACTATTCAATTTTTCTCGATGAAACGCGCAATTTGCTATTTGGTTTTGTCGAAATTGAATCAGAAGAGCGCTGGAATGCCGTGGCCCAAACCGCCATTTGCCAGCGCTGGTGGCAACATATGGCCGATGTGATGCCAGCCAACCCCGATAACAGCCCGGTAAGCCAGGCACTACGAGAAGTGTTCTATTTGGCATAG
- a CDS encoding LysR family transcriptional regulator yields the protein MFKQLQDMALFARVAECGSFTRAAEMAGLPKSSVSQRISQLEQNLGIRLLNRTTRQLNLTFAGERYLVHCQEMLQAAERADLALQRLKDNPSGRLRISTPAGLGATLLARLATDFQRQYPDVLLEVLVSDTMVDLVEEGFDVALRTGKPQDSSLIGRRLGYAPRYLLASPAYLAQHPPLTHPRQLDTHRCIAHRAWQALILRREDEFYRWQVPALHVTDNLLYARECALAGGGITLLPAFLSREVVANRQLVEVLPQWQAEGNELYLVYPSRKLNSPALSCFIDVVIGHPVFEDYVQGLATS from the coding sequence ATGTTTAAACAACTTCAGGATATGGCGCTGTTTGCACGGGTCGCGGAGTGTGGCAGCTTTACCCGCGCCGCAGAAATGGCGGGTTTGCCGAAATCCAGTGTTAGCCAGCGCATCAGTCAGTTAGAGCAAAACTTAGGTATCCGTTTACTCAATCGAACCACCCGTCAACTGAACCTGACCTTTGCCGGTGAGCGCTATCTGGTGCATTGTCAGGAGATGCTACAAGCCGCAGAGCGCGCTGACCTGGCGCTGCAACGCCTGAAAGATAACCCCAGTGGCCGCTTGCGCATCTCAACTCCGGCAGGGCTGGGGGCGACTTTACTGGCGCGGTTGGCAACAGATTTTCAGCGGCAATACCCGGATGTGCTGTTGGAGGTGTTAGTCTCGGACACCATGGTAGATTTGGTTGAAGAGGGCTTTGATGTTGCATTGCGCACCGGTAAGCCGCAGGACTCGTCACTTATTGGCCGCCGATTGGGCTATGCGCCACGCTATCTGTTAGCGTCACCTGCCTATTTGGCACAGCATCCGCCACTGACTCATCCAAGGCAACTGGATACTCACCGCTGCATTGCCCATCGTGCCTGGCAGGCGTTGATTTTACGCCGTGAAGACGAATTTTACCGCTGGCAGGTACCTGCGCTGCATGTCACTGATAATCTGCTGTATGCCCGCGAATGTGCCCTTGCGGGCGGTGGCATCACCCTATTACCGGCATTTTTAAGCCGTGAAGTGGTGGCGAACCGCCAATTAGTGGAAGTGTTACCACAATGGCAAGCTGAAGGTAATGAGCTGTATCTGGTGTATCCGAGTCGGAAGTTGAACTCACCGGCACTGAGCTGTTTTATTGATGTGGTGATAGGCCATCCGGTATTTGAAGATTATGTGCAGGGGCTGGCCACGTCCTGA